The Gigantopelta aegis isolate Gae_Host unplaced genomic scaffold, Gae_host_genome ctg3832_pilon_pilon, whole genome shotgun sequence genomic sequence TGGACATCCTCATCACTAGAGATAGTGATGGGTCACTATCAACTGCAGTTTATCGGAAACAGACTCATACTGACCAATATCTTCAGTTCTCATCCCCCACCCTTCCTCTCACAAACTATCTGTTTGTCGCTCTTTATTTTCCAGGGCCTTAACACACTCATCCTACCCCTCGTACAACAGGTGGAGGAAGAATCTCTTATCTTTCAGGCTCTACAAAAGAATGGGTATCCAATAAATTTCATCAGGAGGTGCAAAAGACAATCCaccctaaaaacaaaaccacctaACACTAGTGACCAAAAAACAACTAGAATCACCATCCCTTATATACAAGGCCAATCGGAGTCTATAAAAAGGATTTCTCTCCCCTCTTGGCATAGAAACCACCTTTAGACCACAAAACACCTTAAGGAAAATCTTATCAAGGCCTAAAGATACATTATCCATCACAAAGAAGTCTGGTGTCGTTTATCAGATTTCTTGCCAAGACTGTGAGGCAAGTTACATTGGACAAACTGGCAGAAATCTATCACAACGCATCACTGAACACAAGAGAGCAGTACGAAAACTGGACATCTGTTCTAGTGCTGTATCTGAACATGTCTGCCAGACTGGCCACTCCATCAACTGGGATAACCCTTCGATCCTAGCTCACCACCCTTTTCTCTGGCAAAGAATCATCCTTGAATCTTGGCACATCAACAACAAGTGTCCTTCTATCAACCGTGAGAAGGGTCCTCTCCCTGGAACTTACCTTACATTACGGTCTAATATGCATGTAAAGCAGCCCACCCACGCTATACATGCCAAGATGCATAACATCAAAGCACTGCATACGTAGCAGCCCGCCCACGCAACGCGTGCAGGAATGAAGATTGTTTATTGTATTGTTGAACTTTGTACCTTAGCGTGTAGTATAAATAGAAgcttttttacttttacttttattatttaagccaCTGACGAAGATAGTCGCTCTGACTATTGAAACGTTTGgcgttaatatattatttttgtttggtgaaataaaatgaatattgaaAACACTAATCTACCCAAACACCCAGGTCTTTTTTCTCAATAATGGTACATTATCATTATTACACCTTATAAACATTAGCTGTTTGAATCTGTCATCGCTTAGTCTACAACTTCTCTAAAGATTCTTTTAGGCCTTGAATAAAACTGAAGTTGTAACATGAAACTAAGCCTTGAAGAAGATGAGCCAAACCAACTGCACATGGCAAAACATATCCAGCTGATGGCACACATTCTACATGAACAAAGTCTGTGGCCTCTTCGAAAGGAGTAAGGATATTGACAATATCTTGAAGGATGTTTCGATCGTGATGTGACAGATTAGGAGCTTCCTCTAACTCAGAGAGCCTAGTTTCTGGTATGGCAAGCACTGATTTGATCATTTTCAACTGCGAATTCCACCTAGTGATGTTGTCAACTTGAAGTCTATTCTCTGTTCCAAGGATATCAGTTGCAATGGTTGATCTTCATACAAATGACACGAGTTAATAACTGTGTTTATGTGACCTGCTTTCTTTAATCCATTTTTATTATCAACTGTAGAGTGTGTGCAAAGCACAAGTGGTGTTCAAATGTAACTCCTTCTGAAGAGATACTGACAGCTAATATTTTCTACATCCTTCAATCGCTTCAACACCATGTTCTTCACTTTATCGTACTTCTTCTTGAGTAGTGTTGTTGACAAATGCTTCCAACTAGGAAGATAATAATGTGGATCTAATCTGTTCACAAACTTCTTAAAGCGAATACTCTCCAACAGGGACAAAGGCATAAGATCATCAGCAACAAAGTTAACTAGATCTTCAGTAGCCGAAACTTGCTTTGGATGTTTGCAATCATACTTTTTGTCAGACTCTACAATGTGAGTTAGCGTTTGCTGTGTCTCAGTATCAGATTGatctttctttaaaatctgTTGATGTGCTCGTCTCTAAAAAAGAATAGTAGCATTGATTTGATCATTATAAATATTCTGTAGTTACTTACCAAGTGCTTCCACCAGTTAGTTGTAGCCTTGACAGATCCAATGATGTCCTTACTGTAATACTTGCATTTAGCTTTGAAGTCTACTTCTGGCAATGTCTCAGAAACAATGTAGTGCTTTAACACAGCTGGAACTTTGCTAGCAGTAGCCATGTTTTTGAAAGAGTAAAAATGAACAAGTTGTCTTTATATATGCATGACTACTCATGAGATAACTTTGAGCCTTTGACCTCTATTTAGCACCTGGTTGATGCAGTTAAGTATGAAAAGGTAACACCTTCTTTGATCAATAACATTAGAAGGACTTAAAAGACTTAAAGGTACTTCAAAGTACTTATATGTATTTAAGTACTTGCAAGTACATACCTCAGTACTTGAGTACAAGTACAAGTACtatgcaaaaattaaaaaaggacTTAAGTACAAGTACAAGTACTTTCATAGATGTATTAATAGTACTTAAGTACAAGTACCAATGTACTTGGCCCATGCCTGCCGACAAGAATGATTGTTCTCTCCAGTCATCTTCATCTCTGACTACTCAGGAGCTACACACAGCTGAAGCCTATTGGATGTCCATTGCTCAAGAAGATTGCTTTCCTGACGAAATTGAGACTATTAACGAAAGTAAAATCCTACAAAGCTCTAGTTCTTTGCTATCCCTCCACCTAATCCTTCACTCATCTGGCATTCTACGTGTGGGTGGCAGAGACTGCGTCAAGAAGGTGTCATATTCAGACCTACCAACCTCTGAAAGTCCCAATGTGTGAGATGTGCTGCTGAGCAACAACTTCACCTGAAAGGCATGTGGAACTAGTTATAATACTTAATAATTAGATCTATATGAGTGGAgtctgtatttattaatttagcaTTATTCAGTATCTCTTTGACTGGCTCAAATTTGTGGCATGGCTCAGGATTTGTCAGTTTAACTTGAATTATGCTTGGATTAGTAAGAGGATTCATCTTTTCAATTCCTAAATCGTTAGAACCGTCAATGGCTATTGAAACGGCTGAGATTTCATGACATCAACCAAGGTAGCTTTAAAGTATGGTGCAATGGAACTGTTTAACATGCACGTTGTTTTAGTACGAGCTGCAGCATAGCCCTTGGCAACAGACATGGGGCAAGCACCTACTCAAGTGCTTGAAGCACAACTTAAGCACTTGGGGAAAGTGCTTAAGCACCAGCACAAGCACAAATGCTTTAATAAACAAAGTGCTTGAAGCACAAATTCAAGCACCCACAAAGTGCTTGAAGCACTTGCAAAAGCACTTTTGATGTTTTAACCTTATTCATAGTTAAATCACATGATTCACACCACTCAgttaatttttgaaatatttattgttgCTACGAATGAACATTAGTTTTTGAAAAGTACTATCAGCTAGCCGACACCTTTCCGGCCTAAAGATCTTTCCAGCTACCCTGAATAGACGTTCAACTGCTGCAGAGGAGGCTGGAATTCCCAGGACAGTTGTTGCTACTTCTGCTAGTGTGGGATAAACATTTCGATGGGCCTTCCAATATTGTAGTGGGCATGTTTTGTCATCTTCATGTGGATCCTCAAGGTACTTTTGTATCTCTAATTTCTGCTCAGTAATACTCCGTGTACTTTGTGTATGCTTGTCTCTGTCTTCATCCATAAAAGTAAAGATCTTACATTTCTTCTTAGGTGGTTTGCAAATAGATGTTTCTTCTTCAGTGACATCAGATATGTCTTGTGGTTTTACTTTTGCCATCTCTGCTGTTAAAAGAGCCTCAGCTCTTTTCTTTTCATCGTCATTTCTACACCACAGCAACTTGAAACGAGGATCAAGTATGGCAGCTAAGATGTAATCATCATTTGCTTCATATACAACCATTCGCCTCGATAGGGAATCCTTAAGTGCATGAAGAAATGAgcaatgatattttgttatcacATTATTTAACTGATGCTCCAAACCCCTAATACTTGGAAGAACATAACCAGCAGAGGGATAGTCTTCGATCTGTGCGAAATCGGTAGCCTCTTCAAAGGGTGTTAATATCTCCACTCCTTCTTTGATGATATTGCGTTCGTACGTGATTAACTTTGGCACATCAAGAGAGTCTAACTTGTCAGATGAAATAGCAAGGATGGATTTAATCATTTTATGCTGGGAATTCCAGCGGGTTGCATTGGCTAACTTAAGGGTTTTTTCACCATCTAAAGTGTCTTGTGCTACAGTTGATCGTCGCACATGTGACACAATTTTGGAACATTTGTTAATGACCCGATCAATCTGAGAAGCAGTCTTGAAGCCATCCTTTACTACTAATTGTAGTACATGAGCAAAACATCCATGGTGTTATACAGGAAGTACATCAAGCATGTCGGAAACACCTACTTTATCAGAATCATCACCTACGTCAACCTCATCTTCATCCTCCACATCACCATCCTGTTTGTCATACTCATAATTTGGGAGATGGAATGCTTTCACCATGTTGCTAGCTGTATCGGTAACTACATGCCTAACCTTTTCAGCAATGTTGAAATGTAGGGTCGCGTTTTCATATTCCTGGTAGATTTTTTCTGCAGTATGGCGACCTTTACATCTGTTGCAAGCTAATATAACTGATTCTAATTTCCAGTTATGAATGTAGTGAGCCGTTATTCCTGTAAATGATCTCATCTGTCGATTGGTCCACATGTCCATTGTTATGCTCAGATTTGTAGCATCTTTAAGGCAATCCTTGACATTCGCTAGTAGTTGTTCATAGTGTCCCTGAATAAGAACAGAAGAAAACTGCTTCCGACTAGGCACTTGATACCTGGGATCCAGACAACTCACAAAACCACGAAAACTTCTACTTTCAACAATGGACAATGGCATTAAATCTTCAGCAACAAATGACAGTAATGCTGTCGTGGTTGACACTTGACGAGGGTCTGTAGCATGATACTTCTCTTCAGAGAAATGGGCCAGTGTCGTTTGCTCACCACCAGAAGTAATTTTACAACCTCCCTTTTTCTCCAAAAAAACTGTAGGATGACAATTTCTCTATGGTAATATGAAAGATACAATAAATTTAGACAATACACACACTGAtgtgcctatatatatatatatatattatatatatatatatatatatatatatatatatactgcttACCATATGTTTTAGCCAATTAGTTGTGATATTAGTGGACCCAGATATAGTCTTAGGGCAGTGCTTGCATTTTGCCCTGAAAACACCACTCACATTCTCAGGAAGAACAAAGTTATCCAAAACACCAGGTACATGTATACTCTTTTCAGCAATTTTCAGTACGAATCAGTAGTGCTACTACTGTGCTATAGTGCAGCTGTCAGTTGTGCAACTGCAGCTGGAATCGCTAGTGAGTAGTGAGGCATGCATACACACAATTGATGTGACTCATGTGAGTGGCCACTGCAAGAGAAGACTTCAAGGCGTGCAATTTACACATTAACATGTCATGGTTGAAAGCATTTGTGCTTGAAAAATGCTTTAAAAGTGCTTTGaagcattaaaattaaaaaagggcTTAAGCACAAGCCAAGCACAAGTGCTTATGATATGAAAAATGCTTTGAAAGCCCTTCAAGCACTTGAAAAAAAGTGCTTAAAGTGCTTTCAAGCACAAGCACTCAAGTGCTTGCCCCATGTCTGCTTGGCAATCTTACTGTCATGGAAAATATCCCTAAGAGAGGGCTGAGATGGTCAGCAACTGAAAGGGGAACGTTATGTTGCACGAGCAAGTTTTGTCACTTTAACTTCAGCTCGTGTTATCTATAAATGTAAGGTacattatttctatcattttgATAACAACCTGATCTGTTGTTCTTGGTTGATGGGCTGGAAGTTCAACTTTGTGTTGGCTCGAAGTGTTATGGCATTTGCTTTGTGCTGTTCTGAGGAACTGTGTCATACAATAT encodes the following:
- the LOC121392445 gene encoding uncharacterized protein LOC121392445 produces the protein MIKSILAISSDKLDSLDVPKLITYERNIIKEGVEILTPFEEATDFAQIEDYPSAGYVLPSIRGLEHQLNNVITKYHCSFLHALKDSLSRRMVVYEANDDYILAAILDPRFKLLWCRNDDEKKRAEALLTAEMAKVKPQDISDVTEEETSICKPPKKKCKIFTFMDEDRDKHTQSTRSITEQKLEIQKYLEDPHEDDKTCPLQYWKAHRNVYPTLAEVATTVLGIPASSAAVERLFRVKLLLSSTSHTLGLSEVGRSEYDTFLTQSLPPTRRMPDE